A genomic window from Pyxicephalus adspersus chromosome 2, UCB_Pads_2.0, whole genome shotgun sequence includes:
- the TDG gene encoding G/T mismatch-specific thymine DNA glycosylase isoform X2, with product MMNAPSNIELGNEQRTLHTLTGVPPQDLQAFSGMLGNEHQLLHSLNGIPGPESMKMQVTEAPEFPLEPIQDTTKGKRKRGKAPAEPKPKKQPAKSAKAPKSAGKQEKITDTFKVKRKVDRFNGVSEAELMTKTLPDILTFNLDIVIIGINPGLMAAYKGHHYPGPGNHFWKCLFLSGLSDKQLNHLDDLMLPEQFGIGFTNMVERTTPGSKDLSSKEFREGGRILLQKLQKYKPRIAAFNGKCIYEIFSKEVFGVKIKKFEFGIQPHRIPDTDTVCYVMPSSSARCAQFPRAQDKVHHYIKLKELRDHLKGVEIHREVQEVEYTFDLQLAQQDAKRQAVKEEKYDPGYDEAAGGNCNEQMPNGDGGLCNLPNLEAPCNSESVQNGQWSSEPQAQQLSTFNHCEEQPQESSSA from the exons ATGATGAACGCTCCATCAAATATAGAATTGGGTAATGAACAAAGGACTCTGCACACCCTTACAGGAGTCCCACCCCAGGACCTTCAGGCCTTCTCTGGCATGCTAGGTAACGAGCATCAATTGCTTCATAGTTTGAATGGGATACCTGGTCCTGAATCTATGAAAATGCAGGTAACAGAAGCCCCTGAGTTTCCCCTGGAACCAATACAag ACACTACAAAGGGTAAAAGAAAAAGGGGTAAAGCTCCAGCTGAGCCTAAACCAAAGAAGCAACCTGCAAAGAGCGCCAAGGCCCCCAAATCGGCAGGAAAGCAAGAGAAAATCACAGACACTTTCAAAGTGAAAAGAAAAGTGGACCGTTTTAACGGGGTATCCGAAGCTGAACTCATGACAAAAACTTTGCCAGATATTCTTACGTTTAACCTGGACATAGTTATT ATTGGCATCAACCCAGGACTCATGGCAGCTTACAAGGGTCATCATTACCCAGGTCCTGGAAACCATTTCT GGAAATGTCTGTTCCTCTCAGGGCTCAGTGACAAACAACTGAACCACCTCGATGACCTTATGCTTCCAGAACAATTCGGCATAGGCTTCACTAACATGGTAGAGAGAACCACTCCAGGGAGCAAAGACCTCTCTAG CAAAGAATTTCGGGAAGGTGGAAGAATACTGCTGCAGAAGCTGCAAAAATATAAGCCACGTATAGCTGCCTTTAATGGAAAAT GTATATATGAAATCTTTAGCAAAGAAGTATTTGGAGTCAAGATTAAAAAATTTGAATTCGGAATCCAACCACACAGAATCCCTGATACAGATACA gtttgctatGTCATGCCTTCTTCAAGTGCCAGATGTGCCCAGTTTCCCCGTGCTCAGGACAAAGTACATCACTACATCAAGTTAAAGGAGTTGAGAGATCATCTAAAGGGCGTAGAAATACACAGAGAGGTGCAAGAAGTGGAGTATACATTCGACTTGCAGTTGGCTCAGC AGGATGCAAAGAGACAGGCTGTAAAGGAAGAGAAGTATGATCCTGGCTACGATGAAGCTGCCGGTGGGAACTGCAATGAGCAGATGCCTAACGGGGATGGGGGATTATGTAACTTGCCTAACCTGGAag
- the HSP90B1 gene encoding endoplasmin — protein MRKLWAVGLCFVLIAFVSVKADDEVDIDGTVEEDLGKSREGSRTDDEVVSREEEAIQLDGLNASQIKELREKSEKFAFQAEVNRMMKLIINSLYKNKEIFLRELISNASDALDKIRLISLTDDTALAANEELTIKIKCDKEKNMLHITDTGIGMTKEELVKNLGTIAKSGTSEFLSKLTEAQDSGQSTSELIGQFGVGFYSAFLVADRVIVTSKHNNGTQHIWESDSNEFFVTEDPRGDTLGRGTTITLVLKEEATDYLELETIKNLVRKYSQFINFPIYVWSSKTETVEEPIDEEEAKEEEKDEETDEEAAVEEEDEEKKPKTKKVEKTIWDWELMNDIKPIWQRPSKEVEEDEYKAFYKSFSKESDDPMAHIHFTAEGEVTFKSILFVPTTAPRGLFDEYGSKKNDYIKLFVRRVFITDDFHDMMPKYLNFIKGVVDSDDLPLNVSRETLQQHKLLKVIRKKLVRKTLDMIKKIAEDKYNEKFWKEFGTNIKLGVIEDHSNRTRLAKLLRFQSSNHKTELTSLEQYVERMKDKQDKIYFMAGASRSEVDSSPFVERLLKKGYEVIFLIEPVDEYCIQALPEFDGKRFQNVAKEGLKFDESEKAKEAREALEKEYDPLLTWLKDKSLKDQIEKAVLSQRLTQSPCALVASQYGWSGNMERIMKAQAYQTGKDISTSYYSSQKKTLELNPRHPLIKEMLRRVKENEDDQTVSDLAVVLLETATLRSGYQLPDTKAYGERIERMLRLSLNIDLDAKVEDEPEEEEEPAADEAEQEDSDDDDVEEVDAEETDETAKTEEQTDKQESTHIKDEF, from the exons ATGAGGAAGTTGTGGGCTGTTGGCCTGTGCTTCGTCCTGATAGCTTTTG TCTCCGTGAAGGCAGATGATGAAGTAGACATTGATGGAACGGTAGAAGAAGACCTTGGAAAGAGTCGAGAAGGTTCAAGGACAGACGATGAAGTTGTAAGCAG AGAAGAAGAAGCTATTCAGCTGGATGGACTTAATGCTTCCCAAATAAAGGAACTTCGAGAGAAATCTGAGAAGTTTGCATTCCAAGCTGAAGTTAATAGAATGATGAAGCTGATTATTAACTCcttatacaaaaacaaagag ATCTTCCTTCGAGAACTCATTTCCAATGCTTCTGATGCTCTTGACAAGATCCGGTTAATTTCTTTGACTGATGACACTGCACTTGCTGCCAATGAAGAACTTACCATTAAGATTAAG TGTGATAAAGAGAAGAACATGCTACATATCACAGACACTGGCATTGGCATGACTAAAGAGGAGCTTGTGAAGAATTTGGGAACCATTGCTAAGTCTGGAACAAGTGAATTCTTAAGTAAGCTTACGGAAGCCCAGGATTCCGGTCAGTCTACCTCTGAGCTGATTGGGCAGTTTGGTGTTGGCTTTTATTCTGCCTTCCTTGTTGCCGATCGTGTAATTGTGACCTCAAAACACAACAATGGCACGCAGCACATTTGGGAGTCTGATTCTAATGAATTCTTTGTGACTGAAGATCCTCGAGGTGACACATTGGGAAGAGGAACAACCATAAC CTTGGTTTTGAAAGAAGAAGCAACTGATTATCTTGAGCTGGAGACTATTAAGAACTTGGTTCGGAAGTATTCTCAGTTTATCAACTTCCCTATTTATGTTTGGAGTAGCAAG ACTGAGACAGTAGAGGAGCCCATTGATGAAGAGGAAGCtaaagaggaggagaaggatgaGGAAACTGATGAGGAAGCTGCTGttgaggaggaggatgaagagaAGAAACCTAAGACCAAGAAG GTTGAGAAGACAATCTGGGACTGGGAGCTTATGAATGACATTAAACCCATCTGGCAGAGACCATCTAAGGAAGTTGAAGAGGATGAATACAAAGCCTTTTACAAGTCTTTCTCTAAG GAAAGTGATGATCCTATGGCTCACATTCACTTCACAGCTGAAGGTGAAGTTACTTTCAAATCCATCTTGTTTGTGCCTACTACGGCTCCTCGAGGTCTGTTTGATGAATATGGTTCAAAGAAGAACGATTACATCAAA CTTTTTGTCCGCAGAGTCTTTATTACAGATGATTTCCATGACATGATGCCTAAATACTTGAACTTTATTAAGGGAGTG GTAGATTCTGATGACTTGCCTCTTAATGTATCCAGAGAAACTCTACAACAGCACAAATTgttaaag GTTATAAGAAAGAAGTTGGTGCGTAAGACCTTAGACATGATCAAGAAAATTGCAGAAGACAAATATAATGAGAAATTCTGGAAAGAGTTTGGCACAAATATCAAACTTGGTGTGATTGAAGATCACTCTAACCGTACACGTCTGGCCAAGCTTCTCCGATTCCAGTCTTCCAACCACAAGACAGAACTTACCAGCCTGGAGCAGTATGTTGAAAGGATGAAGGACAAGCAGGATAAAATCTACTTCATGGCTGGTGCAAGCAGGAGTGAG GTGGATTCTTCCCCATTTGTTGAGCGTCTGCTTAAGAAAGGTTATGAAGTGATCTTCTTGATTGAGCCTGTAGACGAGTACTGCATACAGGCCCTGCCAGAGTTTGATGGCAAGAGATTCCAGAATGTTGCCAAGGAAGGCCTAAAGTTTGACGAAAGTGAGAAAGCTAAAGAAGCACGCGAGGCCCTGGAGAAAGAATATGATCCACTGCTTACCTGGCTGAAGGACAAGTCCCTAAAAGACCAG ATTGAAAAAGCAGTCCTATCCCAGCGACTGACACAGTCCCCATGTGCACTTGTGGCTAGCCAGTATGGCTGGTCTGGCAATATGGAAAGGATTATGAAGGCACAAGCCTACCAGACTGGAAAGGACATTTCCACAAG TTACTACTCCAGCCAGAAAAAGACCCTTGAGTTAAACCCAAGGCATCCTTTGATAAAGGAAATGTTGAGGAGAGTAAAG GAAAATGAAGATGACCAGACTGTATCAGACCTTGCAGTTGTACTTCTTGAGACTGCCACTTTGCGATCAGGATATCAGTTGCCAGACACAAAGGCATATGGTGAAAGAATAGAAAGGATGCTGCGGCTAAGCTTAAATATCGACCTTGATGCCAAG gttGAAGATGAGCCAGAAGAGGAAGAGGAGCCAGCTGCAGATGAAGCAGAGCAGGAAGATtcagatgatgatgatgttgaagAGGTTGATGCAGAAGAAACAGATGAAACGGCAAAAACAGAAGAACAGACAGATAAACAG gaATCCACACATATAAAAGATGAATTCTAA
- the TDG gene encoding G/T mismatch-specific thymine DNA glycosylase isoform X1, with the protein MEAQDPGSYYSLQQPQTFYGYPYHQMMNAPSNIELGNEQRTLHTLTGVPPQDLQAFSGMLGNEHQLLHSLNGIPGPESMKMQVTEAPEFPLEPIQDTTKGKRKRGKAPAEPKPKKQPAKSAKAPKSAGKQEKITDTFKVKRKVDRFNGVSEAELMTKTLPDILTFNLDIVIIGINPGLMAAYKGHHYPGPGNHFWKCLFLSGLSDKQLNHLDDLMLPEQFGIGFTNMVERTTPGSKDLSSKEFREGGRILLQKLQKYKPRIAAFNGKCIYEIFSKEVFGVKIKKFEFGIQPHRIPDTDTVCYVMPSSSARCAQFPRAQDKVHHYIKLKELRDHLKGVEIHREVQEVEYTFDLQLAQQDAKRQAVKEEKYDPGYDEAAGGNCNEQMPNGDGGLCNLPNLEAPCNSESVQNGQWSSEPQAQQLSTFNHCEEQPQESSSA; encoded by the exons ATGGAGGCTCAGGACCCAGGAAG ttattATTCCTTACAACAACCTCAGACATTTTATGGTTACCCATACCATCAAATGATGAACGCTCCATCAAATATAGAATTGGGTAATGAACAAAGGACTCTGCACACCCTTACAGGAGTCCCACCCCAGGACCTTCAGGCCTTCTCTGGCATGCTAGGTAACGAGCATCAATTGCTTCATAGTTTGAATGGGATACCTGGTCCTGAATCTATGAAAATGCAGGTAACAGAAGCCCCTGAGTTTCCCCTGGAACCAATACAag ACACTACAAAGGGTAAAAGAAAAAGGGGTAAAGCTCCAGCTGAGCCTAAACCAAAGAAGCAACCTGCAAAGAGCGCCAAGGCCCCCAAATCGGCAGGAAAGCAAGAGAAAATCACAGACACTTTCAAAGTGAAAAGAAAAGTGGACCGTTTTAACGGGGTATCCGAAGCTGAACTCATGACAAAAACTTTGCCAGATATTCTTACGTTTAACCTGGACATAGTTATT ATTGGCATCAACCCAGGACTCATGGCAGCTTACAAGGGTCATCATTACCCAGGTCCTGGAAACCATTTCT GGAAATGTCTGTTCCTCTCAGGGCTCAGTGACAAACAACTGAACCACCTCGATGACCTTATGCTTCCAGAACAATTCGGCATAGGCTTCACTAACATGGTAGAGAGAACCACTCCAGGGAGCAAAGACCTCTCTAG CAAAGAATTTCGGGAAGGTGGAAGAATACTGCTGCAGAAGCTGCAAAAATATAAGCCACGTATAGCTGCCTTTAATGGAAAAT GTATATATGAAATCTTTAGCAAAGAAGTATTTGGAGTCAAGATTAAAAAATTTGAATTCGGAATCCAACCACACAGAATCCCTGATACAGATACA gtttgctatGTCATGCCTTCTTCAAGTGCCAGATGTGCCCAGTTTCCCCGTGCTCAGGACAAAGTACATCACTACATCAAGTTAAAGGAGTTGAGAGATCATCTAAAGGGCGTAGAAATACACAGAGAGGTGCAAGAAGTGGAGTATACATTCGACTTGCAGTTGGCTCAGC AGGATGCAAAGAGACAGGCTGTAAAGGAAGAGAAGTATGATCCTGGCTACGATGAAGCTGCCGGTGGGAACTGCAATGAGCAGATGCCTAACGGGGATGGGGGATTATGTAACTTGCCTAACCTGGAag
- the UQCC6 gene encoding ubiquinol-cytochrome c reductase complex assembly factor 6 has translation MPAGVSWPKYLKMVSASFLSMFAGAELVHRYYRPDLSVPEVPPKPGELKTELLGLKQTTTNSPESS, from the exons ATGCCTGCAGGAGTATCGTGGCCTAAATACCTCAAGATGGTTAGTGCCAGCTTCCTTTCCATGTTTGCAGGTGCAGAACTTGTGCACAGATACTACAGACCTGACCTT AGTGTGCCTGAAGTTCCACCCAAACCAGGAGAACTGAAGACAGAACTACTTGGATTAAAGCAAACAACAACAAATAGTCCTGAATCAAGCTAA